Proteins encoded within one genomic window of uncultured Draconibacterium sp.:
- a CDS encoding ABC transporter permease produces MTQFQYIIKSFLHYFKANLLVAIGVAISTMVLTGSLVIGDSVRHSLTQATFYRLGETTHLVAVKERYFRLEMASEMEAANPDLKATSMLLLEGMAVADGGQQRANKVQVVGVDTDFEEMANTPFFAELQNNEIAISENLAECLQKGVGDNILVRIKKASLIPMNAPFVSAEETSVALRATIKKVVGKEELGRFSLKNSQTAPYNIFVSIERLNRLMDFEGKANQILVSTELETAVVSEVVNTCLTPADAGLTLRELDDKREVEISTERVFMEPKISDMLGSLPGADMILTYFVNAIEHDQSSVPYSFVSSVNDPKLASNEIILNRWAADDFNANIGDTIRLQYFEIGPLRQLVNKEAEFVLKEIVPMDSPLADPTRVPHLPGLSDAGHCREWEAGVPIDLDAIREKDEKYWDDYKGTPKAFISTESALQLWSNRFGDYTAVRYPAESFSEEEYKTEFAATISPADLGMIVEPIREQGVHAAQNGTDFSGLFIGLSFFILVASIILTALLFRLNLESRSTQIGLLVALGFQQKHIRSFYLSEGFVVSLFGGIVGLVISYFYTTLVFRILNSLWFDIVRTNVLEIQLLPSTLAMGLVISLVVSLVAIAISLRRFQKQKAVELQKQIAVKESHLKTRLLNGVLWGSLFLSVAAFVMQLFAKQADASLFFISGGLMLLGLLLLFRKLLTKREAKKSREFQFSQLSAINLTRNISRSTTIVTLFALGTFIVISTGSYKMDLIAGANKKTSGTGGFIYFAETTMPVLFDINNKKKKAEEGIYEDFNVVQFRKVDGDDASCLNLNRIAQPAILGVDAANLAGRFDFAAKMKGLNADPWQSLETDFDDGTIPAIADQTVIQWGLGMKVGDVIMYQNELGDTLKLKLIAGTKPSVFQGYVLISNKHFLKNYPSSSGSNIFLVDGDAENETAIGDELQSVFRDYGWEMESAAKRLVEFYSVTNTYLSIFLALGALGLILGTIGLAVILARTILERRREIALMQAIGFTKSSVFKLLRNEYLLLLVSGVLLGFVTAVIATLPAFLSTNTDASFSTVVIVVALILVNGVVWVVGLSWFSLKRKILVAGLRIE; encoded by the coding sequence ATGACCCAATTTCAATACATAATAAAATCTTTTCTTCATTATTTTAAAGCCAATTTATTGGTGGCAATTGGTGTGGCTATCAGCACGATGGTTTTAACCGGATCGCTGGTTATTGGCGATTCGGTGAGGCACAGTTTAACCCAGGCGACTTTTTATCGTTTGGGCGAAACAACGCATTTGGTTGCTGTAAAAGAACGCTATTTTCGTCTGGAGATGGCTTCAGAGATGGAAGCTGCAAATCCTGATCTGAAAGCTACTTCTATGCTTTTGTTGGAAGGAATGGCAGTGGCCGATGGAGGCCAGCAACGCGCAAATAAAGTTCAGGTGGTTGGCGTGGATACTGATTTTGAGGAGATGGCAAATACTCCGTTTTTTGCCGAGCTCCAAAATAATGAAATTGCCATCAGCGAAAATCTGGCGGAATGTTTGCAAAAAGGAGTCGGAGATAATATCCTGGTCCGTATAAAAAAGGCCAGTCTGATTCCGATGAACGCACCGTTTGTGTCGGCAGAAGAGACAAGTGTGGCTTTGCGCGCAACCATAAAAAAGGTGGTTGGCAAGGAGGAATTGGGACGATTTAGTTTAAAAAATTCGCAAACAGCACCCTATAATATTTTTGTGTCGATTGAACGCCTCAATCGACTAATGGATTTTGAAGGAAAGGCCAACCAGATTCTGGTTTCAACGGAACTGGAAACAGCAGTGGTTTCAGAGGTGGTGAATACCTGTCTAACGCCTGCCGATGCTGGTTTGACTCTGAGAGAATTAGATGATAAACGTGAAGTAGAGATTTCTACCGAGCGGGTTTTTATGGAACCAAAGATTTCTGATATGCTCGGAAGTTTGCCTGGCGCGGATATGATTCTGACCTACTTTGTAAACGCGATCGAACATGATCAATCTTCGGTTCCCTATTCATTTGTGTCGTCGGTGAACGATCCAAAGCTAGCTTCAAATGAAATAATATTAAATCGTTGGGCGGCCGATGATTTTAATGCAAATATTGGAGATACCATTCGTTTACAATATTTTGAGATTGGCCCTTTGCGCCAGTTGGTAAATAAAGAGGCGGAGTTTGTTTTAAAGGAAATTGTACCGATGGATTCGCCATTGGCAGATCCAACGCGTGTACCGCATTTGCCGGGATTATCGGATGCCGGTCATTGCCGCGAGTGGGAAGCCGGAGTACCAATTGATTTGGATGCCATCCGCGAAAAGGATGAAAAATACTGGGACGATTATAAAGGCACACCGAAGGCGTTTATTTCAACAGAAAGTGCTTTGCAATTGTGGTCAAATCGTTTTGGGGATTACACTGCTGTGCGATATCCTGCCGAGTCCTTTAGCGAGGAAGAATATAAAACTGAATTTGCTGCAACAATTTCGCCTGCAGATTTAGGAATGATCGTCGAACCGATTCGTGAGCAAGGTGTTCATGCTGCTCAAAACGGAACAGACTTTAGCGGACTGTTTATCGGACTGAGCTTTTTTATTCTGGTTGCTTCCATAATTTTGACCGCATTACTTTTCCGTTTGAATCTTGAAAGCCGTTCAACTCAAATAGGCTTGCTGGTAGCTCTTGGATTTCAGCAAAAACACATTCGAAGTTTCTATTTATCCGAAGGTTTTGTGGTGTCGTTGTTTGGTGGAATTGTCGGGCTGGTGATTTCCTATTTCTATACGACATTGGTTTTCCGCATATTAAATTCGTTGTGGTTTGATATTGTTCGCACCAATGTGCTCGAAATTCAATTGTTGCCATCGACTTTGGCTATGGGGTTGGTAATCAGTTTAGTCGTTTCTTTGGTTGCCATCGCAATCTCGTTACGTCGCTTTCAAAAACAAAAAGCGGTTGAACTGCAAAAGCAGATTGCAGTTAAAGAAAGCCATCTGAAAACACGTTTGCTGAATGGCGTTTTATGGGGATCTTTGTTTTTGTCGGTTGCGGCTTTTGTTATGCAATTGTTTGCCAAACAGGCAGACGCTTCCCTGTTTTTTATATCGGGCGGATTAATGCTGCTTGGATTGTTACTGCTTTTCAGAAAGCTGCTGACGAAACGCGAGGCCAAAAAATCACGCGAATTTCAATTCAGTCAATTGTCAGCAATAAATCTTACCCGAAATATCAGTCGATCGACTACCATTGTTACACTTTTTGCGCTGGGAACATTTATCGTTATTTCAACAGGTTCGTACAAAATGGATTTGATTGCCGGAGCCAACAAAAAAACAAGTGGCACCGGAGGCTTTATCTATTTTGCAGAAACCACAATGCCCGTTCTATTTGATATTAATAACAAGAAAAAGAAGGCAGAAGAAGGAATTTACGAAGATTTTAATGTGGTGCAGTTTCGAAAAGTTGATGGCGACGATGCCAGTTGTCTGAACCTGAACCGCATTGCGCAGCCTGCAATATTAGGAGTTGATGCAGCCAACCTGGCCGGCCGATTTGATTTCGCTGCAAAAATGAAAGGTTTAAATGCAGACCCGTGGCAAAGTCTGGAAACTGATTTTGATGACGGAACCATCCCGGCTATTGCCGACCAAACTGTTATTCAGTGGGGGCTCGGCATGAAAGTGGGTGATGTGATAATGTACCAGAACGAACTGGGCGATACATTAAAATTAAAATTGATCGCCGGAACAAAACCGTCTGTTTTTCAGGGGTATGTTCTTATTTCAAATAAACATTTTTTGAAAAATTATCCCAGTAGCTCAGGCTCAAATATATTTTTAGTGGATGGTGATGCAGAAAATGAAACTGCAATTGGCGACGAGTTACAATCGGTATTTCGCGATTATGGCTGGGAAATGGAAAGTGCTGCGAAACGACTTGTGGAGTTTTATTCGGTGACCAACACCTATTTATCGATATTTCTGGCGCTTGGTGCTTTGGGATTAATTCTGGGAACCATTGGTCTGGCAGTAATTCTGGCTCGAACCATCTTGGAACGTCGCCGGGAAATTGCTTTGATGCAAGCCATTGGATTTACCAAAAGTTCAGTTTTTAAATTGCTGAGAAACGAATACTTATTACTGTTGGTATCAGGTGTTTTGCTCGGTTTTGTTACTGCGGTTATTGCAACTTTACCGGCATTTTTGTCTACAAATACCGATGCATCATTTTCAACAGTAGTAATTGTTGTGGCGCTGATTCTTGTAAATGGAGTGGTTTGGGTTGTTGGTCTAAGCTGGTTTTCGTTAAAAAGAAAGATTCTGGTGGCAGGGCTGCGGATTGAGTAG
- a CDS encoding nucleoside deaminase, translating to MEEQNEKFMRAAIELAKKGMDGNHGGPFGAVVVKDNKIIAKGYNQVTSSNDPTAHAEVVAIREACKALNTFQLEGCTVYTSCEPCPMCLGAIYWARPDKVVFGATKQDAARAQFDDQFIYDELEKELDRRHIQFENMMRKEAREVFDAWSKKEDKKEY from the coding sequence ATGGAAGAGCAGAATGAGAAATTTATGCGGGCCGCTATTGAGCTTGCTAAAAAGGGGATGGATGGTAATCACGGTGGACCGTTTGGTGCCGTGGTGGTAAAGGACAATAAAATTATCGCAAAAGGATACAATCAGGTAACTTCATCAAACGATCCAACTGCACATGCTGAGGTAGTTGCGATACGGGAAGCGTGTAAGGCTTTGAATACTTTTCAACTGGAAGGATGTACGGTTTATACTTCATGTGAACCGTGCCCGATGTGTTTGGGGGCCATTTACTGGGCTCGCCCCGACAAGGTTGTTTTTGGAGCGACTAAGCAGGATGCGGCAAGAGCTCAGTTCGACGACCAGTTTATTTACGATGAACTGGAAAAGGAACTCGATCGGCGACACATACAATTTGAAAATATGATGCGCAAAGAAGCCCGCGAGGTTTTTGACGCGTGGAGTAAAAAGGAGGATAAAAAGGAGTATTAA
- a CDS encoding PAS domain-containing protein, producing MTGEKNQDQNKRTEELEQELSKLKLELENSRFQEEQEREKRLFYQLIAEFAFAWELWFEPSGKIKYCSPSCSDLTGYTANEIITSPGIAALLVYDADKEKYRSFLTGALNQTLVNQTLEFRVLTRTKQLRWFMMNVRGVYDKFGKYLGIRASVLDISRLKQAMGHISELERTKEFDSRNKQRLQTELEMKDRELVSFLLQLSQKNELLNKAVHLLQSDEATKSKKATLLVQQLKELLEANAVQPVDWSMVENQVEKIHPGFLDRLKKRHPVVSINDKKLCSYIRLGLSSKEIAGLLNITSKSVEISRVRLRKKLGISSKTRLVNYLENI from the coding sequence ATGACCGGCGAAAAAAATCAGGATCAAAACAAGCGAACCGAAGAGCTGGAGCAAGAGCTTTCGAAACTAAAGCTTGAACTCGAGAATTCCAGATTCCAGGAAGAGCAGGAGCGGGAAAAGCGTTTGTTTTACCAGCTAATTGCCGAGTTCGCTTTTGCCTGGGAGTTGTGGTTTGAACCAAGCGGCAAGATAAAATATTGTTCGCCCTCGTGTTCCGATCTTACAGGATATACCGCAAATGAGATCATCACTTCGCCGGGAATAGCTGCGTTGCTGGTTTACGATGCCGATAAAGAGAAGTACCGTAGCTTTTTAACCGGAGCTTTAAATCAAACCCTGGTTAACCAAACCCTCGAATTTCGTGTGCTTACGCGTACCAAGCAGTTGCGGTGGTTTATGATGAATGTGCGCGGTGTGTACGATAAATTTGGAAAGTATTTGGGGATTAGGGCGTCGGTGTTGGATATAAGCCGCCTGAAACAAGCCATGGGTCATATCTCTGAACTGGAGCGGACAAAAGAATTCGACAGCAGAAATAAACAACGCTTGCAAACCGAGCTGGAAATGAAAGATCGCGAACTGGTTTCATTTCTATTGCAACTGTCTCAGAAAAATGAGTTGTTGAATAAAGCGGTTCATTTGTTGCAGTCGGATGAGGCAACTAAATCGAAAAAAGCAACTTTGCTTGTTCAACAGCTAAAAGAATTATTGGAAGCTAATGCCGTTCAGCCGGTAGACTGGTCGATGGTGGAGAACCAGGTGGAAAAAATACATCCGGGATTTCTCGATCGTTTGAAAAAACGACATCCTGTGGTTTCGATCAACGACAAAAAGTTGTGTTCCTATATTCGCTTGGGCTTGTCGAGCAAAGAAATTGCCGGTCTTCTGAATATTACTTCCAAAAGCGTGGAAATCTCGCGCGTACGATTGCGTAAAAAACTGGGAATTTCATCTAAAACTCGTCTGGTAAATTATCTCGAAAATATATGA